A window from Glaciimonas sp. PCH181 encodes these proteins:
- the rplJ gene encoding 50S ribosomal protein L10 has protein sequence MSLNLNDKKAVVAEVSAKVKAAQTIVLAEYRGIQVGHLTQLRANARTQGVYLRVLKNTLARRAVEGTAFAELAKEMTGPLIYSISVDAVAAAKVLADFAKTNDKLVLKAGNYAGKTLDKAAVVALASIPSREVLLAQVVGMMQVPISGFVRGLAALAAKKEAETGVVATEVVADAEVAA, from the coding sequence TTGAGTCTCAATCTGAATGACAAAAAGGCCGTTGTAGCCGAAGTTTCTGCAAAAGTGAAAGCTGCGCAGACTATCGTACTGGCCGAATACCGTGGCATCCAGGTTGGTCACTTGACGCAACTGCGCGCCAATGCGCGTACCCAAGGTGTGTACCTGCGTGTATTGAAAAATACATTAGCTCGTCGCGCTGTTGAAGGTACCGCTTTTGCTGAACTCGCCAAAGAAATGACTGGTCCGTTGATCTATTCGATCTCGGTCGATGCCGTTGCTGCTGCTAAAGTCTTAGCTGACTTTGCAAAAACCAACGACAAACTAGTCCTGAAAGCGGGTAACTACGCTGGCAAGACGCTTGATAAAGCGGCTGTCGTAGCGTTGGCAAGTATTCCGAGCCGTGAAGTCTTGCTGGCCCAAGTTGTGGGCATGATGCAAGTTCCTATCTCTGGATTTGTGCGTGGTTTGGCTGCCTTGGCAGCGAAAAAAGAAGCCGAAACCGGTGTCGTCGCTACTGAAGTTGTAGCGGATGCTGAAGTCGCTGCTTAA
- the nusG gene encoding transcription termination/antitermination protein NusG — MGKKRWYVVHAYSGMEKSVMRALTERAERAGMQDQFGQILVPTEEVIEVKNGQKSVTERRFFPGYVLVEMEMTDETWHLVKNTNKVTGFIGGKSNKPTPIPQHEVDKIMQQMQDGVEKPRPKVLYEVGELVRIKDGPFTDFNGNVEEVNYEKSRVRVTVTIFGRATPVELEFGQVEKV, encoded by the coding sequence ATGGGCAAGAAGCGCTGGTATGTTGTGCACGCCTATTCTGGCATGGAAAAAAGCGTGATGCGTGCGCTCACCGAGCGTGCTGAACGTGCCGGTATGCAAGATCAGTTTGGTCAAATTTTAGTCCCTACTGAAGAAGTGATTGAAGTTAAGAATGGTCAAAAGTCAGTAACTGAGCGTCGTTTCTTCCCAGGCTATGTTCTGGTTGAGATGGAAATGACGGATGAAACATGGCATCTGGTCAAAAATACAAATAAAGTCACCGGTTTCATCGGCGGCAAGTCAAATAAGCCTACGCCGATTCCGCAGCATGAAGTCGATAAAATCATGCAGCAAATGCAAGATGGTGTCGAGAAGCCGCGTCCGAAAGTATTGTACGAAGTGGGTGAATTGGTCCGCATCAAAGATGGTCCTTTCACCGATTTCAACGGTAACGTCGAAGAAGTGAACTACGAAAAATCGCGCGTGCGCGTGACGGTAACCATCTTCGGTCGTGCAACACCGGTTGAGTTGGAATTTGGCCAGGTTGAAAAAGTCTAA
- the rpoC gene encoding DNA-directed RNA polymerase subunit beta', whose protein sequence is MKALLDLFKQVQQNEQFDAIKIGLASPDKIRSWSYGEVKKPETINYRTFKPERDGLFCAKIFGPIKDYECLCGKYKRLKHRGVICEKCGVEVTLAKVRRERMGHIELASPTAHIWFLKSLPSRLGMVLDMTLRDIERVLYFEAYVITDPGMTPLKRCQIMSEDDYAAKYEEYGDDFTAFMGAEGIRELLRAIDIDREAETLRQDLKDSKSEAKIKKYSKRLKVLEAFQRSGIKPDWMIMEVLPVLPPELRPLVPLDGGRFATSDLNDLYRRVINRNNRLKRLMELRAPEIITRNEKRMLQEAVDSLLDNGRRGKAMTGANKRPLKSLAEMIKGKGGRFRQNLLGKRVDYSGRSVIVVGPQLKLHQCGLPKLMALELFKPFIFNKLEVMGIASTIKAAKKEVENQTSVVWDILEEVIREHPVMLNRAPTLHRLGIQAFEPVLIEGKAIQLHPLVCAAFNADFDGDQMAVHVPLSIEAQMEARTLMLASNNILFPSNGEPSIVPSQDIVLGLYYATREQINGKNEGMMFPDVSEAIRAYDNKEVELTTRVTVRITEYPKDLVTGEFVKTIKRYETTVGRAILSEILPKGLPFTVLNRALKKKEISKLINTSFRKCGLRATVVFADQLMQSGFRLATRAGISICVDDMLVPPQKVTLIATAEQEVKQIEQQYSSGLVTAGERYNKVVDIWGKAGDDVGKAMMEQLKVEDVVRRDGTKGTQESFNAIYMMADSGARGSAAQIRQLAGMRGLMAKPDGSIIETPITANFREGLNVLQYFISTHGARKGLADTALKTANSGYLTRRLVDVTQDLVVIEDDCGTSNGAVMKAMVEGGEVIEALRDRILGRVAANDIVNPETQGTLYESGTLLDEDAVEEIERLGIDEVKVRTPLTCDTRYGLCAQCYGRDLGRGSLVNAGEAVGVIAAQSIGEPGTQLTMRTFHIGGAASRAAVASSVEAKSNGVVRFTATMRYVTNGKGELIVISRSGEVLITDDHGRERERHKVPYGATMIVNDGMTIKAGATLATWDPLTRPIITEYTGTVKFENVEEGSTVARQIDEVTGLSTLVVIDAKRRGSVTKTVRPQVKLLNEQDQEVKISGTEHAVTIGFQVGALITVKDGQQVHVGEVLARIPTESQKTRDITGGLPRVAELFEARSPKDAGMLAEVTGTVAFGKETKGKQRLEITDMDGNKHEFLITKDKQVLVHDGQVVNKGEMIVDGPADPQDILRLLGIEALARYIVDEVQDVYRLQGVKINDKHIEVIVRQMLRRVQIVDAGDANYITGEQVERSELLDENDRVIAAGKIPATYENVLLGITKASLSTDSFISAASFQETTRVLTEAAIMGKRDGLRGLKENVIVGRLIPAGTGLAFHRARKEKDTWEAEERTALLQSEQQARNLQAEAEVQPAETLGTTGDEA, encoded by the coding sequence ATGAAAGCACTGCTCGATTTATTCAAGCAAGTTCAGCAAAATGAACAGTTCGACGCGATCAAAATTGGCCTCGCGTCGCCAGATAAAATCCGTTCGTGGTCTTATGGCGAAGTCAAGAAGCCTGAGACTATCAACTATCGTACCTTTAAGCCTGAGCGCGATGGTCTGTTCTGCGCCAAAATCTTTGGCCCTATTAAAGACTACGAATGCTTGTGCGGTAAGTACAAGCGTCTGAAGCATCGCGGTGTAATCTGCGAAAAATGTGGCGTTGAAGTTACCTTGGCAAAAGTGCGTCGTGAACGCATGGGCCACATTGAATTGGCGTCGCCGACTGCGCACATCTGGTTCCTGAAATCTCTGCCGTCACGTCTGGGTATGGTCCTCGACATGACTTTGCGGGATATCGAACGCGTTCTTTACTTCGAAGCCTACGTTATCACTGATCCAGGCATGACACCGCTGAAGCGTTGCCAGATCATGTCCGAAGACGACTACGCAGCGAAGTACGAAGAATACGGCGATGATTTCACCGCATTCATGGGTGCCGAAGGTATCCGTGAGTTGCTGCGCGCAATCGACATCGATCGCGAAGCCGAGACCTTACGTCAAGACTTAAAAGACTCGAAATCAGAAGCCAAGATCAAGAAATATTCCAAGCGCTTGAAGGTGCTGGAAGCATTCCAACGTTCGGGAATTAAGCCGGACTGGATGATCATGGAAGTATTGCCAGTGCTGCCGCCTGAATTGCGTCCGCTGGTACCGCTGGATGGTGGTCGTTTTGCAACTTCCGATTTGAATGACCTGTATCGTCGCGTCATTAACCGTAATAACCGTTTAAAGCGTCTGATGGAATTGCGCGCACCGGAAATCATTACGCGTAATGAAAAGCGGATGTTGCAGGAAGCAGTGGATTCGTTGCTAGACAATGGTCGTCGCGGTAAAGCAATGACTGGCGCTAACAAGCGTCCATTGAAGTCGTTGGCTGAGATGATCAAGGGTAAAGGCGGCCGTTTCCGTCAAAACTTGTTGGGTAAGCGCGTCGATTACTCCGGTCGTTCGGTGATCGTGGTGGGTCCACAACTTAAATTACATCAATGCGGTTTGCCAAAATTGATGGCCTTGGAGTTGTTCAAGCCATTTATTTTCAACAAGCTCGAAGTGATGGGCATCGCCAGCACCATCAAGGCAGCCAAGAAAGAAGTTGAAAATCAGACTTCGGTCGTGTGGGACATTCTGGAAGAAGTGATCCGTGAACATCCGGTCATGCTGAACCGTGCACCTACATTGCATCGTTTGGGCATTCAGGCGTTTGAGCCGGTCCTGATCGAAGGTAAAGCTATTCAGTTGCACCCGTTGGTTTGCGCCGCATTTAACGCCGACTTTGACGGTGACCAAATGGCGGTCCACGTGCCTCTGTCGATTGAAGCACAAATGGAAGCGCGTACGCTGATGCTGGCGTCGAACAACATTTTGTTCCCATCGAACGGCGAACCGTCGATCGTACCTTCGCAAGATATCGTGTTGGGTCTGTACTACGCAACGCGTGAACAGATCAACGGTAAGAACGAAGGCATGATGTTCCCGGATGTCTCGGAAGCTATCCGTGCGTATGACAACAAGGAAGTCGAACTGACAACCCGTGTCACCGTGCGTATTACCGAATATCCGAAAGATCTGGTCACTGGCGAATTCGTCAAGACTATCAAGCGTTACGAAACCACTGTTGGCCGTGCGATCCTGTCAGAAATTCTGCCTAAGGGTCTGCCGTTCACCGTGTTGAATCGTGCGTTGAAGAAGAAAGAAATTTCTAAGCTGATCAACACGTCGTTCCGTAAGTGCGGTTTGCGTGCGACAGTTGTTTTCGCTGATCAATTGATGCAGTCCGGTTTCCGTTTGGCGACACGTGCTGGTATCTCGATCTGTGTTGATGACATGCTGGTACCGCCGCAAAAAGTCACACTGATCGCTACTGCAGAACAAGAAGTTAAACAGATCGAACAGCAATACTCGTCCGGTCTGGTTACTGCTGGCGAACGTTATAACAAAGTGGTTGATATCTGGGGCAAGGCCGGTGATGACGTCGGTAAGGCCATGATGGAACAGCTCAAGGTTGAAGACGTCGTTCGCCGTGACGGCACCAAAGGTACACAAGAATCGTTCAATGCCATTTACATGATGGCCGACTCCGGTGCGCGTGGTTCTGCGGCGCAGATTCGTCAGTTGGCCGGTATGCGTGGTCTGATGGCGAAACCGGATGGTTCGATTATCGAAACGCCGATTACCGCGAACTTCCGCGAAGGTCTGAACGTTTTGCAGTACTTTATTTCCACCCACGGTGCGCGTAAAGGTCTGGCAGATACCGCGTTAAAGACAGCGAACTCAGGTTACCTGACGCGTCGTCTGGTTGACGTTACCCAAGATTTGGTTGTGATCGAAGATGATTGCGGCACGTCGAACGGTGCAGTTATGAAGGCAATGGTTGAGGGTGGTGAAGTGATCGAAGCATTGCGTGACCGTATTCTTGGTCGCGTTGCTGCTAACGACATCGTTAATCCTGAAACCCAGGGCACGCTGTATGAATCCGGGACATTGCTGGACGAAGATGCCGTTGAAGAAATCGAACGCCTCGGTATCGATGAAGTAAAAGTTCGCACACCGCTGACTTGTGACACACGCTATGGCCTGTGCGCACAATGTTACGGTCGTGATCTGGGACGTGGTTCTCTGGTCAACGCCGGTGAAGCTGTCGGCGTGATCGCGGCACAATCGATTGGTGAGCCAGGTACTCAGCTGACTATGCGTACGTTCCACATTGGTGGTGCGGCGTCGCGAGCAGCAGTGGCATCTAGCGTTGAAGCCAAGTCGAACGGCGTAGTGCGCTTTACGGCAACGATGCGTTACGTCACGAATGGTAAAGGCGAGCTGATCGTTATTTCCCGTTCAGGCGAAGTACTGATCACTGATGATCACGGTCGTGAACGTGAGCGCCATAAGGTGCCGTATGGTGCGACCATGATTGTCAACGATGGTATGACGATCAAGGCTGGCGCAACATTAGCAACATGGGATCCGCTGACACGTCCGATCATTACCGAGTACACCGGTACTGTGAAGTTCGAAAACGTTGAAGAAGGTTCGACCGTTGCGCGTCAGATCGATGAAGTGACCGGTCTGTCGACATTGGTTGTTATCGATGCCAAGCGTCGTGGTTCTGTGACCAAAACTGTTCGTCCTCAGGTCAAACTGTTGAATGAACAAGATCAGGAAGTCAAGATCTCCGGTACAGAACATGCTGTGACGATCGGTTTCCAGGTCGGTGCACTGATTACCGTGAAAGACGGACAGCAAGTCCACGTTGGTGAAGTGTTGGCGCGTATCCCGACTGAATCGCAGAAAACGCGTGACATTACCGGTGGTTTGCCGCGTGTTGCTGAGTTGTTTGAAGCGCGTTCGCCGAAGGATGCCGGTATGCTGGCTGAGGTTACCGGAACCGTTGCATTTGGTAAGGAAACCAAAGGTAAGCAACGTCTGGAAATCACAGACATGGACGGCAATAAGCATGAGTTCTTGATCACCAAAGATAAACAAGTATTGGTCCATGACGGCCAAGTGGTGAATAAGGGCGAAATGATTGTTGACGGCCCAGCCGATCCACAAGATATTCTGCGTCTGTTGGGTATCGAAGCGTTGGCCCGTTACATCGTTGACGAAGTACAAGATGTGTATCGTTTGCAAGGCGTGAAAATCAATGACAAGCACATTGAAGTTATCGTCCGTCAAATGTTGCGCCGTGTACAAATCGTTGATGCTGGCGATGCTAACTACATCACTGGTGAACAGGTTGAGCGTTCCGAGTTGCTGGACGAAAATGATCGCGTGATCGCCGCAGGAAAGATTCCTGCAACATACGAAAACGTATTGTTGGGTATTACCAAAGCATCGCTGTCGACTGACTCGTTCATATCTGCTGCGTCGTTCCAGGAAACTACCCGAGTCTTGACGGAAGCTGCAATCATGGGCAAACGTGATGGCCTGCGTGGTCTGAAAGAAAACGTCATTGTTGGACGTTTGATTCCAGCTGGAACTGGCTTGGCATTCCATCGCGCACGTAAAGAAAAAGATACGTGGGAAGCGGAAGAACGGACTGCTTTGCTGC
- the rplK gene encoding 50S ribosomal protein L11: MAKKIIGFIKLQVPAGKANPSPPIGPALGQRGLNIMEFCKAFNAQTQGVEPGLPIPVVITAFADKSFTFVMKTPPATILIKKAAGITKGSAKPHTDKVGSITRQQAEDIATQKKPDLTGADLEAAVRTIAGSARSMGITVEGL, from the coding sequence ATGGCAAAGAAAATCATTGGTTTTATCAAGCTGCAAGTTCCAGCAGGTAAAGCAAACCCATCCCCTCCGATCGGTCCAGCACTGGGTCAACGCGGTCTTAACATCATGGAATTCTGTAAGGCATTTAATGCCCAGACTCAAGGCGTTGAGCCAGGTCTGCCAATTCCAGTTGTGATTACTGCATTTGCAGATAAGTCTTTCACTTTTGTGATGAAGACTCCTCCTGCAACTATTTTGATCAAAAAAGCTGCTGGTATCACTAAGGGTTCGGCTAAGCCGCATACCGATAAAGTCGGTTCGATCACTCGCCAACAAGCAGAAGATATCGCTACACAGAAGAAGCCCGACCTTACTGGTGCTGATCTGGAAGCTGCCGTGCGTACCATCGCCGGTTCCGCTCGTTCAATGGGCATCACGGTGGAGGGTCTGTAA
- the rplL gene encoding 50S ribosomal protein L7/L12, which produces MALDKDAILDAVGALTVLELNDLVKAFEEKFGVSAAAVAVAGGAGGGAAAAAEEQTEFTVNLLEFGANKVGVIKAVREITGLGLKEAKDLVDGAPKPVKEAVSKADAEAAKKKLEDAGAKAEIK; this is translated from the coding sequence ATGGCACTTGACAAAGACGCAATCCTGGACGCAGTTGGCGCCCTGACCGTTTTGGAATTGAATGACCTGGTTAAGGCATTCGAAGAAAAATTTGGCGTATCGGCTGCAGCTGTTGCTGTTGCTGGCGGCGCTGGCGGCGGCGCTGCTGCTGCTGCTGAAGAGCAAACTGAATTCACAGTTAATCTGCTTGAATTCGGCGCGAACAAAGTTGGCGTAATTAAAGCTGTTCGTGAAATCACTGGCTTGGGCTTGAAAGAAGCTAAAGACTTGGTTGACGGTGCACCGAAGCCAGTTAAAGAAGCAGTCTCTAAAGCAGACGCTGAAGCAGCCAAGAAGAAATTGGAAGACGCTGGCGCGAAAGCTGAAATCAAGTAA
- the rplA gene encoding 50S ribosomal protein L1, translating to MAKLTKRVKAIKAKVDRTKAYPFDNAIVLIKECATAKFNESIDVSVQLGVDAKKSDQVVRGSVVLPAGTGKSVRVAVFASGEKAEQAKAAGADVVGMEDLAEQIKAGNMPFDIVIASPDTMRIVGTLGQILGPRGLMPNPKVGTVTPDVATAVKNAKAGQVQYRTDKGGIIHATIGRKSFSDAELKSNLLALIDALSKAKPATSKGVYLRKVSLSSTMGAGIRVEQASLVA from the coding sequence ATGGCTAAGTTAACAAAACGCGTAAAAGCAATTAAAGCAAAAGTTGATCGTACTAAGGCTTATCCATTCGATAACGCTATTGTATTGATCAAAGAATGCGCAACTGCCAAGTTCAATGAGTCTATCGATGTGTCCGTTCAATTGGGCGTAGATGCTAAGAAATCGGATCAAGTTGTTCGTGGCTCGGTAGTGTTGCCAGCTGGTACAGGTAAGAGCGTCCGTGTTGCAGTTTTTGCATCAGGTGAAAAAGCTGAACAGGCAAAAGCAGCTGGTGCAGATGTCGTGGGTATGGAAGATCTGGCTGAGCAAATTAAAGCCGGTAACATGCCTTTTGATATCGTTATCGCGTCGCCAGATACTATGCGTATCGTTGGTACTCTGGGTCAAATCCTGGGACCACGTGGTTTGATGCCTAACCCGAAGGTCGGAACTGTTACCCCTGACGTTGCTACTGCAGTTAAAAATGCAAAAGCTGGTCAAGTGCAATACCGTACTGACAAAGGCGGTATTATTCACGCCACTATCGGTCGTAAATCGTTCAGCGATGCTGAATTGAAATCGAATTTGTTGGCACTTATCGATGCGCTGAGCAAAGCTAAACCAGCAACCAGCAAAGGTGTTTACCTGCGCAAGGTCTCGCTGTCTTCAACAATGGGTGCTGGCATCCGTGTTGAGCAAGCAAGCTTGGTTGCTTAA
- the rpoB gene encoding DNA-directed RNA polymerase subunit beta, with translation MHYSFTEKKRIRKSFAKRANVHQVPFLLATQLESYLGFLQADKVPSQRKNEGLQSAFSSIFPIVSHNGFARLEFLSYVLGDPPFDVKECQQRGLTFASPLRAKVRLVILDKESPTKPVVKEMKEQEVYMGELPLMTTTGSFVINGTERVIVSQLHRSPGVFFEHDRGKTHSSGKLLFSARIIPYRGSWLDFEFDPKDILFFRVDRRRKMPVTILLKAIGMSVEQILANFFVFDNFALRNDGAEMEFVAERLRGEVARFDITDKSGNALVAKDKRINSKHVRDIEAAGIKHISVPEDYLLGRVLARNIVDEDTGEVVANANDELTEELLAKLREADIATIQTLYTNDLDQGGYISQTLRSDDTNDQMAAKVAIYRMMRPGEPPTEDSVEALFNGLFYNEDRYDLSAVGRMKFNRRIGRDELTGAMTLSNEDVLAVIKILVELRNGRGEVDDIDHLGNRRVRCVGELAENQFRAGLVRVERAVKERLGQAEADNLMPHDLINSKPISAAIREFFGSSQLSQFMDQTNPLSEITHKRRISALGPGGLTRERAGFEVRDVHPTHYGRVCPIETPEGPNIGLINSLALYARLNEYGFLETPYRKVVDSKITEQVDFLSAIEEGRYIIAQANATIDKSGKLSDELVSAREAGETILVSPERVQYMDVATGQVVSVAASLIPFLEHDDANRALMGANMQRQAVPCLRPETALVGTGIERTVAIDSGTTVQALRGGIVDYVDAGRVVIRVNDEEALAGEVGVDIYNLIKYTRSNQNTNINQRPIVEVGDRVAKLDVIADGASTDLGELALGQNMLVAFMPWNGYNFEDSILISEKVVADDRYTSIHIEELSVVARDTKLGAEEITRDISNLAENQLARLDEAGIVYIGAEVEAGDTLVGKVTPKGETQLTPEEKLLRAIFGEKASDVKDTSLRVPSGMVGTVIDVQVFTREGIVRDKRAQQIIDDELKRYRLDLNDQLRIVEGDAFERLERMLIGKVVNGGPKKLAKGAKLTKEYLADLDKYHWFDIRPSDDPTAIALEAIKESIAEKRHQFDLAFEEKRKKLTQGDELQPGVQKMVKVYLAVKRRLQPGDKMAGRHGNKGVVSRILPIEDMPHMADGTPADIVLNPLGVPSRMNIGQVLEVHLGWAAKGLGLRIGEMLKAQTKIAELRQFLNTIYNESGKVEDLDNMSDDEIMRLASNLKKGVTFATPVFDGANEAEINRMLNLAYPDPIAKQLGMTPSKNQVTMYDGRTGEAFERSVTVGYMHYLKLHHLVDDKMHARSTGPYSLVTQQPLGGKAQFGGQRFGEMEVWALEAYGASYVLQEMLTVKSDDVNGRTKVYENLVKGDHVIEAGMPESFNVLLKEIRSLGIDMDLDRD, from the coding sequence ATGCATTACTCATTTACTGAGAAAAAACGCATTCGCAAATCTTTTGCGAAACGTGCAAACGTTCATCAAGTTCCGTTCCTGCTGGCGACCCAGCTCGAGTCATATCTGGGCTTTTTGCAAGCAGACAAAGTACCGTCTCAACGTAAAAATGAAGGTTTGCAATCTGCCTTCTCGTCCATTTTTCCTATCGTTTCGCACAATGGTTTTGCGCGTCTCGAATTCCTGTCATATGTCCTCGGTGATCCACCGTTCGACGTCAAGGAATGTCAACAACGTGGATTGACGTTCGCGTCGCCTCTGCGTGCCAAAGTGCGACTGGTTATTCTTGATAAAGAATCTCCAACAAAGCCTGTCGTTAAAGAAATGAAAGAGCAAGAAGTCTACATGGGCGAATTGCCTTTGATGACAACTACTGGCTCGTTCGTCATTAACGGTACAGAGCGCGTCATCGTGTCTCAGCTGCATCGTTCGCCTGGCGTATTTTTTGAGCATGACCGAGGCAAGACCCACTCATCAGGCAAACTGCTATTCTCGGCGCGGATTATTCCTTACCGTGGTTCGTGGCTTGATTTTGAGTTTGATCCGAAAGACATTTTGTTCTTCCGTGTCGATCGTCGTCGGAAAATGCCAGTCACGATTCTGTTAAAAGCGATCGGCATGTCGGTCGAGCAGATTCTGGCTAATTTCTTCGTATTCGATAATTTCGCTTTGCGCAATGATGGCGCGGAGATGGAATTTGTAGCAGAGCGCCTGCGCGGCGAAGTTGCACGTTTTGACATTACTGACAAGTCTGGCAATGCATTGGTCGCCAAAGACAAGCGGATCAATTCAAAGCATGTACGCGACATCGAAGCGGCTGGTATCAAGCACATTTCGGTACCGGAAGACTATTTGCTAGGCCGTGTATTGGCGCGCAACATCGTCGATGAAGACACCGGTGAAGTGGTTGCCAACGCGAACGACGAATTGACCGAAGAGCTGTTGGCCAAATTGCGTGAAGCGGATATTGCCACAATTCAGACTTTGTATACCAATGATCTGGATCAAGGTGGTTACATATCGCAAACATTGCGCAGTGATGACACCAACGATCAGATGGCGGCTAAAGTTGCAATCTATCGCATGATGCGTCCTGGCGAACCGCCGACCGAAGATTCGGTAGAGGCTTTGTTCAATGGCCTCTTCTACAACGAAGATCGCTACGATTTGTCAGCTGTTGGTCGCATGAAATTCAATCGCCGTATCGGTCGCGATGAGTTGACTGGTGCGATGACGTTGTCAAACGAAGATGTGTTGGCTGTTATCAAGATTTTGGTTGAGTTGCGCAATGGTCGCGGCGAAGTCGATGATATCGATCACTTGGGTAATCGTCGTGTACGTTGTGTCGGTGAATTAGCTGAAAATCAATTCCGTGCCGGTCTGGTCAGAGTTGAGCGTGCAGTTAAAGAGCGTCTGGGACAAGCTGAAGCTGACAACCTGATGCCGCATGATCTGATTAACTCTAAGCCTATCTCTGCAGCTATTCGTGAGTTTTTCGGTTCGTCACAATTGTCGCAGTTTATGGATCAAACCAATCCATTGTCCGAAATTACTCACAAGCGTCGTATTTCGGCCTTGGGACCTGGTGGATTGACCCGGGAACGTGCTGGTTTTGAAGTACGTGACGTGCATCCAACTCACTATGGCCGCGTATGCCCGATTGAGACACCGGAAGGTCCAAACATTGGACTGATCAACTCGTTGGCGCTATATGCACGCCTCAATGAATATGGTTTCCTGGAAACGCCGTACCGTAAAGTAGTCGATAGCAAAATTACCGAACAGGTCGATTTCCTGTCCGCGATTGAAGAAGGCCGTTACATCATCGCTCAGGCGAATGCGACCATCGACAAGTCCGGCAAACTATCGGATGAATTGGTTTCGGCGCGTGAAGCGGGTGAAACAATTTTGGTATCACCAGAGCGTGTTCAGTACATGGACGTTGCTACTGGACAGGTCGTTTCAGTTGCTGCATCGCTGATTCCGTTCCTCGAACACGATGATGCGAACCGCGCGTTGATGGGTGCGAATATGCAGCGTCAGGCAGTTCCTTGCTTGCGTCCTGAGACAGCGTTGGTTGGTACTGGTATTGAACGTACTGTTGCGATTGACTCGGGCACTACTGTGCAGGCGCTACGCGGCGGTATTGTTGATTACGTTGATGCCGGTCGTGTGGTTATTCGTGTTAATGATGAAGAGGCGTTGGCTGGTGAAGTCGGTGTTGATATTTATAACCTGATTAAATACACCCGCTCGAACCAGAACACCAATATCAATCAACGTCCGATTGTCGAAGTGGGTGATCGTGTTGCTAAACTTGACGTGATCGCTGATGGCGCATCGACTGACTTGGGCGAATTGGCCCTTGGTCAGAACATGCTAGTAGCCTTTATGCCATGGAACGGCTACAACTTCGAAGATTCGATTCTGATCTCCGAAAAAGTGGTAGCTGATGATCGTTACACTTCGATTCATATCGAAGAGTTATCGGTTGTTGCACGTGACACCAAGTTAGGTGCCGAAGAAATTACTCGCGATATCTCGAACCTGGCTGAAAATCAGCTGGCACGTCTTGATGAAGCTGGGATCGTGTACATCGGTGCAGAAGTTGAAGCTGGCGATACATTGGTTGGTAAAGTAACGCCTAAGGGCGAAACCCAGCTGACACCAGAAGAAAAGTTGCTGCGTGCGATTTTCGGTGAAAAAGCTTCAGATGTTAAAGACACTTCGTTGCGTGTGCCATCGGGCATGGTCGGTACGGTTATTGATGTGCAAGTGTTTACCCGCGAAGGTATTGTCCGCGACAAACGTGCGCAACAAATTATCGATGACGAACTGAAACGCTATCGTCTTGATCTGAACGATCAGCTGCGGATTGTTGAAGGCGATGCCTTTGAACGTCTGGAGCGGATGTTGATCGGCAAGGTTGTCAACGGCGGTCCGAAGAAGCTGGCTAAGGGTGCCAAATTGACCAAGGAATACTTGGCCGATCTGGATAAATACCATTGGTTTGATATTCGCCCATCGGATGATCCGACCGCAATCGCTTTAGAAGCGATTAAAGAGTCGATCGCTGAAAAGCGCCATCAGTTCGATTTGGCCTTTGAAGAAAAACGTAAGAAGCTGACCCAAGGCGATGAGTTGCAGCCTGGCGTGCAAAAAATGGTCAAGGTTTATCTGGCTGTTAAGCGTCGTCTGCAACCAGGTGACAAGATGGCGGGTCGTCACGGTAACAAGGGTGTTGTTTCACGCATTCTGCCTATCGAAGACATGCCGCACATGGCCGATGGTACGCCAGCTGATATCGTGTTGAATCCGCTTGGTGTTCCATCGCGGATGAACATTGGTCAGGTTTTGGAAGTGCATTTGGGTTGGGCTGCAAAGGGTCTGGGTCTGCGTATCGGCGAAATGCTGAAAGCACAAACCAAGATTGCCGAGCTGCGTCAGTTCCTCAATACGATTTATAACGAATCGGGCAAAGTTGAAGATCTGGACAACATGAGTGACGACGAAATCATGCGTCTGGCGTCTAACCTGAAAAAAGGTGTGACATTTGCAACACCGGTATTTGATGGCGCCAATGAGGCTGAAATCAACCGTATGTTGAATCTGGCTTATCCTGATCCGATTGCTAAACAACTTGGCATGACGCCATCGAAGAACCAGGTAACGATGTACGACGGTCGTACTGGTGAAGCGTTTGAGCGTAGCGTTACCGTCGGCTATATGCATTACCTGAAACTGCACCATCTGGTTGATGACAAGATGCATGCGCGTTCTACTGGTCCTTACTCGCTGGTAACACAGCAGCCATTGGGTGGTAAGGCGCAGTTCGGTGGTCAGCGCTTCGGTGAGATGGAAGTCTGGGCATTGGAAGCGTATGGCGCATCCTATGTCCTGCAAGAAATGCTGACAGTAAAATCAGATGATGTGAACGGTCGTACCAAAGTGTATGAAAATCTGGTCAAGGGCGATCACGTGATCGAAGCTGGTATGCCAGAATCTTTCAACGTATTGTTGAAAGAAATTCGTTCGCTAGGTATCGATATGGATCTAGATCGGGACTAA